The sequence GCAGCCTGCCCCATCCGCACGAGCCGGTATATATGAGGCTGCTCGGCAGAAATCGTCATGGTGGCGATATCCTGAACCACCGGATCAGGGCGCGGCCAGCGATAGGGGATATCCAAATGCTGAGCCACGCGCGCCGCGTCCATAAAGATGTAGCGTCCCGCCGCTTTGTTGCCCTCGGCAAAGAACTCCGGTTGCCGGATCGCCAGCGGATAGACGGGGCGCAGCGCAATTTCGACGTCATAAAGCTCAGTCAGCGCGCGGTATCTGCCAATCGCTAGATAGCTATAGGGTGAGCGGAAAGACCAGAAGAGTTCAGCTGTCTGGATCATCGGAAAAAGCAGTTCGTACCGGCGTAAAGGCTGTCGATCTGTTTCGCGTCATCATCGCCTGTGGTGAAGAAGCCAATCCCTTCGTCTGTGGCATATTCCTCGCCCAGCGTGCTGTCTTCCAGCGGATCCATGGAGTAAACGGCGCTCGCCTCCGTCAAAGTCGAACCGACACTAAGCCCTTCAGCTGTAGCGACCCGCTCTTTATCCGCGGGCTCCCTGAGGAACCAACCGACTAAATTCTCGTCCTGAAAATTCAATGTAAGCCCGCCAGGATATGCCGTGAATTCCATCGGACCAGCACCGCATTCGGCGTTTTCTTGACGGTCTTCTGGTTCACCAAGCGCCGCGGTGACAGCCGTCTCGGTCAGCTCACGCGTTGAACCAAAAGGAATGCGCAAGCCATCGGCGCCCGTGGTTCGGATGTCTTCACCAAAAAGGCGGACGTTTCCTGCAGTTTCGGAGGACTGATCGTAGGGCGCTTCCATGCTGGTCTGCCCAGCGGGCGCCGTTCCGGGCTCTGCCGAACAGCCTGTGATCAGCAGCGTTGCCGTAGAGATCGAAAATAGTGCTTTCCAAGTCTGCATGGCTGCAGTCACCCCTTCTTCAGATGCCGCCGCCCCAGCAATTCAGCGATCTGAACTGCATTAAGCGCCGCGCCTTTGCGCAAGTTGTCGGAAACGCACCAGAGTGACAAGCCATTCTCGACCGTAGGGTCTTCGCGCACGCGGCTGATGTAAGTTGCGCCCTCGCCTGCAGCTTCGGTTGGCGTGACATAGCCGCCATCTTCGCGCTTATCGACCAGCATAATGCCGGGTGCTTCGCGGAGAATTTCTTGTGCTTGCTCCGCCGTGATTTCCTTTTCGAACTCGATATTGATGCTTTCGCTGTGGCCAACGAATACCGGCACGCGGACGCAAGTGGCATTCATCTTGATCTTGGGATCGAGGATTTTCTTCGTTTCGACCACCATCTTCCACTCTTCTTTGGTCGAACCATCGTCGAGGAATACGTCGATATGCGGGATTACATTGAAAGCGATCTGCTTGGTAAAGGTGCTTGGTTCAACTGCATCACCTACGAAGATCGCACGGCTCTGTGTGAAAAGCTCGTCCATGCCAGCTTTGCCTGCGCCCGATACTGACTGATAAGTCGAAACAACCACGCGCTTGATAACGGCGGCGTCATGCAGCGGCTTCAGCGCGACAACCAGCTGGGCGGTCGAGCAATTGGGGTTCGCGATAATGTTGCGCTTGGAATACATGTCGATATCGTCCGGGTTCACTTCCGGCACGATCAACGGCACGTCAGGATCCATGCGGTAGAGCGAGCTATTGTCGATCACCACACATCCTGCCGCCGCAGCCTTGGGCGCATATTCCTTCGCCGGGCCGGAGCCTGCGGAGAACAAAGCGATGTCCCAACCGGCCCAGTCGAAATGCTCGATATTCTTGCATTTGAGCATCTTGCCCGTGTCGCCGAATTCGACCTCACTGCCGTGGCTGCGCGAGCTGGCGACAGCGGCGATTTCGTCAATCGGAAACTCGCGTTCGGCAAGAATCTGCATCATCTCGCGTCCGACATTCCCGGTCGCACCGACGACAGCTACCCGATAACCCAATTCAATTCTCCTAGCATTACACTGCTTATTGCACTTGTTGCGCCAGCCTCTAGCATCAATTTACCCGCGCGGAACCGCGCAATCGAATGCAAGGGCTGAACAATGGCGATCTCGATAGAGCAGTGGCGTGGGCAAGCGAAGCATTTCCAATTCGAGGGCAAAAAGATCAGCTATTGGACCGGCGGCGAAGGCGAGCCGCTGTTGCTGGTCCATGGCTATCCCACAGCCGCTTGGGACTGGGCGCCGACATGGGACACGCTGGGAGCTCAGCATAGCCTGATTGCAGCGGATATGATTGGGTTTGGACTGTCGGATAAGCCGCGCTCGGGATACTCAATCCTCCAGCAAGCGGATATGCATCTGGCGTTGCTCAAGCATCTGGAAATCGGCGAATTTGACGCGATTGTGCATGATTACGGCGTATCCGTCGGACAGGAACTTCTCGCGCGCCAGCTAGAGGGCAGCGGCGCGGAGGGCCTTGGTAAGATGGTATTCCTCAACGGAGGTATATTCCCGGACCAGCACCGCCCCGTTCCTATTCAAAAGTTTGGCGTGTCACCGTTGGGGTTTCTGGTGGGCATGCTCATCAACCGCAAGGGCTTCGGCAAGAGTTTCTCCGCCGTATTCGGACCGGATACACAGCCCAGCGCGAAGGAACTAGACGAGTTCTGGTCGCTGATGACCGAACAGGACGGCCACCGGATCATGCACAAGCTGCTGCATTACATCGCCGACCGCCGCACGCATGAGCCGCGCTGGGTCGGCGTGTTGGAGCAGGTTCAGGACAAGATCGGCCTGATCAACGGCGCGCTCGATCCGGTGTCAGGCGAGCACGCCTTTAAACGCTGGGTGGAATACTTGCCCAACGCCAAGGCGCATCTGCTGCCCGACGTGGGACATTACCCCCATGTCGAAGCACCAGACCGCGTTGCGGCGAAAGCGCTGGAGTGGCTCACTTAAGGTTTACTCCGGCGGCGTGACGCCATTGTCCTGAAGGAAATCGAAGATCGTGTTCCACATATGCGGGCTGATCTTCTCGCCCGCCACGCGGTGGGTATAGCCGGGGTAGAGCATCATTTCGAACGGCACTGCCTCGCCCTGCATCTTGGCGATC comes from Altererythrobacter sp. ZODW24 and encodes:
- a CDS encoding 2-hydroxychromene-2-carboxylate isomerase gives rise to the protein MIQTAELFWSFRSPYSYLAIGRYRALTELYDVEIALRPVYPLAIRQPEFFAEGNKAAGRYIFMDAARVAQHLDIPYRWPRPDPVVQDIATMTISAEQPHIYRLVRMGQAAARKGRGLVFADEVSKLIWNGKTDNWHEGAHLAGAAERSGLDYAELETEVESDFEALDAEIAGNQDALEATGHWGVPTLVFDGEPFFGQDRIEMVLWRMNEKGLAER
- a CDS encoding aspartate-semialdehyde dehydrogenase; this translates as MQTWKALFSISTATLLITGCSAEPGTAPAGQTSMEAPYDQSSETAGNVRLFGEDIRTTGADGLRIPFGSTRELTETAVTAALGEPEDRQENAECGAGPMEFTAYPGGLTLNFQDENLVGWFLREPADKERVATAEGLSVGSTLTEASAVYSMDPLEDSTLGEEYATDEGIGFFTTGDDDAKQIDSLYAGTNCFFR
- a CDS encoding aspartate-semialdehyde dehydrogenase, which encodes MGYRVAVVGATGNVGREMMQILAEREFPIDEIAAVASSRSHGSEVEFGDTGKMLKCKNIEHFDWAGWDIALFSAGSGPAKEYAPKAAAAGCVVIDNSSLYRMDPDVPLIVPEVNPDDIDMYSKRNIIANPNCSTAQLVVALKPLHDAAVIKRVVVSTYQSVSGAGKAGMDELFTQSRAIFVGDAVEPSTFTKQIAFNVIPHIDVFLDDGSTKEEWKMVVETKKILDPKIKMNATCVRVPVFVGHSESINIEFEKEITAEQAQEILREAPGIMLVDKREDGGYVTPTEAAGEGATYISRVREDPTVENGLSLWCVSDNLRKGAALNAVQIAELLGRRHLKKG
- a CDS encoding alpha/beta hydrolase; this encodes MAISIEQWRGQAKHFQFEGKKISYWTGGEGEPLLLVHGYPTAAWDWAPTWDTLGAQHSLIAADMIGFGLSDKPRSGYSILQQADMHLALLKHLEIGEFDAIVHDYGVSVGQELLARQLEGSGAEGLGKMVFLNGGIFPDQHRPVPIQKFGVSPLGFLVGMLINRKGFGKSFSAVFGPDTQPSAKELDEFWSLMTEQDGHRIMHKLLHYIADRRTHEPRWVGVLEQVQDKIGLINGALDPVSGEHAFKRWVEYLPNAKAHLLPDVGHYPHVEAPDRVAAKALEWLT